A section of the Ruania halotolerans genome encodes:
- a CDS encoding CPBP family intramembrane glutamic endopeptidase has translation MTDAVITRPYGAHLRLRWWKPLVLVPALLLVFLVMQVAFYAMSSLIDRREEILTPAMSPTVQLANNLSVAVTGVIAVAVTARIAKVPWLDLLRHGRSLDGRRLAMYGAVSAILVAAGAGATTVLAPESTGWISFGISGTTVALLAVSILTSPLQSAGEELIFRGSMMPAIASWGRAVRPALGLGIAVSSVLFALIHGSSDPWLFAYYTVIGISTAAMAVLSRGIEAPVAFHVANNLVTSILNTTLAAGEAPTFERSAGVGGPSYLILMAVNVAVVCVVWWRESRGISGRGQART, from the coding sequence ATGACCGACGCAGTGATCACCAGGCCGTATGGCGCACATCTGCGCCTGCGCTGGTGGAAACCGCTGGTACTCGTACCGGCCCTGCTGCTGGTGTTCCTCGTCATGCAGGTGGCCTTCTACGCCATGTCGTCGCTGATCGACCGCCGCGAGGAGATCCTCACGCCGGCGATGAGCCCCACCGTGCAACTGGCGAACAACCTCAGCGTTGCGGTGACGGGGGTGATCGCCGTGGCGGTCACCGCGCGGATCGCGAAGGTGCCCTGGCTCGACCTGCTCCGCCATGGCCGCAGCCTGGATGGACGGCGCCTGGCGATGTACGGAGCGGTCTCCGCGATCCTGGTGGCCGCCGGAGCGGGAGCCACCACAGTGCTCGCCCCGGAGTCCACCGGCTGGATCAGTTTCGGCATCTCGGGGACGACGGTCGCGCTGCTGGCGGTGTCGATCCTGACATCTCCCCTGCAGTCCGCTGGGGAGGAGCTGATCTTCCGGGGCTCGATGATGCCGGCGATCGCGTCTTGGGGGCGGGCGGTACGCCCGGCGCTCGGCCTCGGGATCGCCGTCTCCAGCGTCCTGTTCGCGCTGATTCACGGGTCGAGTGATCCGTGGCTGTTCGCCTACTACACCGTCATCGGGATCAGTACCGCCGCGATGGCCGTCCTCAGTCGCGGCATCGAGGCGCCGGTGGCGTTCCACGTGGCCAACAATCTCGTGACCTCCATCCTCAACACCACGCTCGCCGCCGGTGAAGCCCCGACGTTCGAACGCTCCGCAGGGGTCGGCGGCCCGTCCTATCTGATCCTCATGGCGGTCAATGTCGCGGTGGTGTGCGTGGTCTGGTGGCGTGAAAGCAGGGGGATCTCGGGTCGCGGCCAGGCGCGCACGTGA
- a CDS encoding DUF3626 domain-containing protein — MTLHFHPDRLPGGTPILRLMATDGRYRSQFETGTSNGGLTAHPGGDRWRWESRLFASVYDDAPSAARPVYGSLNHRQRSVGGSPRFGSAHFRLSAASLQRTTFCYPDSVLEPVNLGTAAHMSLTDLADADEQDLLDDYVEAHVHGGVHFERDVEALVLDPCYRGTDVEGDAHELGVPVEWHPGFATTVDAVSQHPGYRGCHVIEAAARIAVDGALTARVVGDAARAGREEEQILKRVWHYTARFGYPT; from the coding sequence GTGACGCTGCACTTCCATCCCGATCGCCTCCCCGGTGGGACGCCGATCCTGCGCCTCATGGCCACCGACGGACGCTACCGCTCACAGTTCGAAACCGGCACCAGCAATGGCGGGCTCACCGCTCACCCCGGCGGTGACCGCTGGCGTTGGGAGAGCCGGCTGTTCGCCAGCGTCTACGACGATGCACCCAGCGCCGCCCGTCCCGTCTACGGCTCGCTGAATCATCGCCAGCGCTCGGTCGGTGGCTCTCCCCGCTTCGGTTCAGCGCACTTCCGCCTGAGCGCCGCCAGCCTGCAGCGCACCACCTTCTGCTACCCCGACAGCGTCCTGGAGCCGGTCAACCTGGGCACCGCCGCGCACATGAGCCTGACCGACCTCGCCGACGCCGATGAGCAGGACCTGCTCGACGACTACGTCGAAGCCCATGTCCACGGCGGTGTCCATTTCGAGCGCGACGTCGAAGCCCTGGTCCTGGACCCCTGCTACCGCGGCACCGACGTCGAGGGCGACGCCCACGAGCTGGGTGTCCCGGTCGAGTGGCACCCCGGCTTCGCCACCACCGTGGACGCCGTGTCGCAGCATCCCGGCTATCGCGGCTGCCACGTCATCGAGGCCGCCGCCCGCATTGCCGTCGACGGAGCACTGACGGCTCGGGTGGTGGGCGATGCCGCCCGGGCGGGTCGCGAGGAGGAGCAGATCCTCAAGCGGGTCTGGCACTACACCGCTCGCTTCGGTTATCCAACCTGA
- a CDS encoding sensor histidine kinase, with product MIPAADLAIILAVALGCALVAGLLGVLVLRLTRRARMLVRLLVVAVTGIVSLVAAVVVIAWAMYFSEHDLAVLLWVAAAASLSSVAVALVLGRVFGRDSDRVAQLAQALGDGVPVRATIDPRDRSELTRLTAQLADTSDRLDQAREEVAALDASRRELVAWISHDLRTPLAGLRAMAEALVDGMADDPERFHRQVRSQVDHLSGMVDELFELSKIQSGTLRLERVEVALYDLVSDAVADLRVLATSRKVRLQERGGEGVVVMGDPRELTRVVENLLANAVQHSPAGGEVVVDTTRDHDGNAVLTVRDSGGGIAHEDLTRVFEAGWRGTSSRTPARPVGRTTGAGLGLAIVRGIVEAHAGRVSVENVDGGACFRVFLPRVAAVAE from the coding sequence ATGATTCCCGCGGCCGATCTGGCGATCATCCTGGCCGTTGCGCTGGGGTGCGCGTTGGTGGCGGGGCTGCTCGGGGTGTTGGTGCTGCGGCTCACGCGGCGCGCGCGGATGTTGGTGCGGCTGCTCGTCGTGGCGGTGACCGGGATCGTCTCGCTCGTGGCCGCGGTGGTGGTGATCGCGTGGGCGATGTACTTCTCCGAGCACGACCTGGCGGTGCTGCTGTGGGTCGCGGCGGCGGCGTCGTTGAGCTCGGTCGCGGTGGCGCTGGTGCTCGGCCGCGTGTTCGGGCGGGACAGCGATCGGGTGGCACAGCTCGCGCAAGCCCTCGGCGACGGCGTGCCGGTCCGCGCCACGATCGACCCGCGCGATCGGTCCGAGCTCACGCGGCTGACGGCACAGCTCGCTGACACCAGCGACCGGCTGGACCAGGCTCGCGAGGAGGTCGCCGCGCTCGACGCGTCGCGCCGCGAGCTCGTGGCGTGGATCTCGCACGACCTGCGCACCCCGCTGGCCGGCCTGCGTGCGATGGCGGAGGCACTGGTCGACGGCATGGCCGACGACCCCGAGCGCTTCCACCGTCAGGTGCGCTCGCAGGTCGATCACCTCTCCGGCATGGTCGACGAGCTCTTCGAGCTGTCGAAGATCCAGTCCGGGACCTTGCGGCTGGAGCGGGTCGAGGTGGCGCTGTACGACCTGGTGAGCGACGCCGTCGCCGACCTGCGCGTGCTGGCCACCTCGCGCAAGGTGAGGTTGCAGGAGCGCGGCGGCGAGGGTGTCGTCGTCATGGGCGACCCGCGCGAGCTCACCCGCGTGGTCGAGAACCTGCTGGCGAACGCCGTTCAACACTCGCCCGCCGGCGGTGAGGTCGTGGTCGACACCACGCGCGACCACGACGGCAACGCCGTGCTGACCGTGCGCGACAGCGGCGGCGGGATCGCGCACGAGGACCTCACCCGGGTCTTCGAGGCTGGATGGCGCGGCACGAGCTCGCGCACCCCGGCGCGGCCGGTCGGGCGCACCACCGGGGCGGGGTTGGGTCTGGCGATCGTCCGAGGCATCGTCGAGGCTCACGCCGGGCGGGTCAGTGTGGAGAACGTCGACGGCGGTGCGTGCTTCCGGGTGTTCCTTCCTCGTGTCGCCGCTGTGGCGGAATGA
- a CDS encoding response regulator transcription factor, with translation MNEDPSEVTAPLPAELADRRVLVVEDDPTVLEVATTYLEAAGLLVSTATDGIAAMRAVAELPPDLVVLDRMLPGIDGVEVCRRLRTTSSVPVIMLTALGSTEDRIAGLEAGADDYLGKPFSPRELVLRVLSILRRTIDESVPEAPFDVGPFHLDVSARVIRRHGAELALSVREFDLMAYLLKHPRQAFSREQLLRAAWGWDFGDLSTVTVTVRRVREKIEADPAMPEILVTVWGVGYRLEPGEAA, from the coding sequence GTGAACGAGGACCCGAGCGAGGTGACGGCGCCGCTGCCGGCGGAGCTGGCCGATCGCCGCGTGCTCGTGGTCGAGGACGACCCCACCGTGCTCGAGGTCGCCACCACATATCTCGAGGCCGCTGGGCTGCTGGTCTCGACGGCCACCGACGGCATCGCCGCGATGCGTGCGGTGGCCGAGCTGCCGCCCGACCTGGTGGTGCTGGACCGGATGCTGCCCGGCATCGACGGCGTCGAGGTGTGCCGACGGTTGCGAACGACCAGCAGCGTGCCGGTCATCATGCTGACCGCGCTCGGGTCGACCGAGGACCGGATCGCCGGCCTGGAGGCCGGTGCCGACGACTACCTCGGCAAGCCGTTCTCGCCGCGGGAGCTGGTGCTGCGGGTGCTGTCGATCCTGCGCCGCACGATCGACGAATCCGTCCCGGAGGCACCGTTCGACGTCGGCCCGTTCCACCTGGATGTGTCGGCGCGGGTGATCCGCCGGCACGGCGCCGAACTCGCGCTCTCGGTGCGCGAGTTCGACCTGATGGCGTACTTGCTGAAGCATCCACGGCAGGCGTTCAGCCGCGAGCAGCTGCTGCGCGCGGCGTGGGGCTGGGACTTCGGCGACCTGTCGACCGTGACGGTCACGGTGCGTCGGGTGCGGGAGAAGATCGAGGCCGATCCGGCGATGCCCGAGATCCTGGTGACGGTCTGGGGCGTGGGCTATCGCCTGGAGCCGGGTGAGGCGGCATGA
- a CDS encoding glycosyltransferase family 2 protein: MITTVDVILPCLNEAQALPTLLAGLPPGYRAVVVDNGSTDGSARIAREHGATVVTEARRGFGSAAHAGLLASTADIVAFCDADGSFRLSDLPAVVEPVAAEAADLVLGRRRTGVHGGWPLHARAANRALTALIRARTPIRLHDLGPMRAARREQLLALDLQDRRSGYPLEMVLAAASHGWRVREVDVDYLPRVGRSKVTGTLTGTVTAVRDMSRLLAAAR, translated from the coding sequence GTGATCACCACCGTCGACGTCATCCTTCCGTGCCTGAACGAGGCTCAAGCCCTGCCTACGCTGCTGGCCGGCCTCCCGCCCGGCTACCGGGCCGTCGTGGTCGACAACGGATCGACCGACGGCTCGGCGCGGATCGCGCGCGAGCACGGAGCCACCGTGGTCACCGAAGCGCGGCGCGGGTTCGGCTCCGCCGCGCACGCGGGGCTGCTCGCGAGCACCGCCGACATCGTCGCGTTCTGCGACGCCGACGGGTCCTTCCGGCTCTCCGACCTGCCCGCCGTCGTCGAGCCGGTCGCGGCCGAGGCGGCCGACCTCGTGCTCGGACGCCGCCGCACCGGGGTACACGGCGGCTGGCCGCTGCACGCCCGCGCCGCCAACCGCGCTCTCACCGCGCTGATCCGGGCACGCACCCCGATACGACTGCACGATCTCGGCCCGATGCGAGCCGCCCGCCGCGAGCAGCTGCTCGCGCTCGACCTGCAGGACCGGCGCTCCGGGTATCCGCTGGAGATGGTGCTGGCGGCGGCGAGCCACGGCTGGCGGGTACGGGAGGTCGACGTCGACTACCTGCCTCGCGTGGGCCGGTCGAAGGTCACCGGCACCCTCACCGGCACCGTGACCGCGGTGCGGGACATGTCCCGCCTGCTCGCGGCGGCACGATGA
- a CDS encoding TIGR04282 family arsenosugar biosynthesis glycosyltransferase, whose translation MTTLIVLAKAPVAGRVKTRLQPGLTPEQAAGIARASLDDTLRTGRTLGATRLVLCLDGDPDGLDAAGYDVVPQVAGGLDARIDAALGAVAGPVLLVGMDTPQLRAAHLPPLPEPWPVGVDAWFGPARDGGFWALGLARPVPGLVNGVPMSRADTGALMLARLREAGLGVLHLPELVDIDTVEDLAEVAVQIPGSATAELAEVVGLARPLGVVR comes from the coding sequence ATGACCACGCTGATCGTGCTCGCGAAAGCGCCCGTGGCCGGCCGCGTCAAGACCCGGTTGCAGCCGGGACTGACGCCGGAGCAGGCCGCCGGCATCGCACGCGCCAGCCTCGACGACACGCTCCGCACCGGACGAACGCTCGGCGCGACCCGGCTCGTGCTCTGTCTCGACGGCGATCCTGACGGGCTCGACGCGGCCGGCTATGACGTGGTGCCGCAGGTGGCCGGCGGGCTCGACGCGCGCATCGACGCCGCCCTCGGCGCGGTCGCCGGCCCCGTGCTCCTCGTCGGGATGGACACCCCGCAGCTACGTGCGGCGCACCTGCCGCCGCTGCCGGAACCGTGGCCGGTCGGCGTCGACGCCTGGTTCGGCCCCGCCCGCGACGGCGGCTTCTGGGCCCTCGGCCTCGCCCGGCCGGTCCCTGGTCTCGTCAACGGTGTCCCGATGTCGCGCGCTGACACCGGCGCGCTGATGCTGGCGCGGCTGCGCGAGGCCGGGCTCGGCGTGCTGCACCTTCCGGAGCTCGTCGACATCGACACCGTGGAAGACCTGGCTGAGGTCGCCGTGCAGATCCCCGGGAGTGCGACGGCGGAGCTCGCCGAGGTCGTCGGTCTCGCCCGCCCGCTCGGCGTGGTTCGCTGA
- a CDS encoding class I SAM-dependent methyltransferase produces the protein MSLPEVEVVDDGFGRGGTHPYDTALLRRTPLTLLDLGDASAPRQMDVPQFLRAADAVEAELVRSLTGPLLDVGCGPGRMVAAASRAGLRALGVDISPTAIAIARQRGLPVLLRSVDDPLPGEGRWGSILLLDGNIGIGGDPAALLRRCAALAAREGVVVVEAHPDDDHDTTFDAVLADPDGGRSHRFRWAESGRDALARHARAAGLRTRRQWRRGERSFVVLGR, from the coding sequence ATGTCGCTGCCCGAGGTCGAGGTGGTCGACGACGGCTTCGGCCGCGGCGGCACCCACCCCTACGACACGGCACTGCTGCGCCGGACGCCGTTGACGCTGCTCGATCTGGGGGACGCCAGCGCCCCGCGCCAGATGGACGTGCCCCAGTTCCTGCGCGCGGCGGACGCGGTCGAGGCGGAGCTGGTGCGCTCGCTGACCGGGCCGCTGCTCGACGTCGGATGTGGTCCTGGGCGGATGGTCGCCGCGGCGAGCCGTGCTGGGCTACGCGCGCTCGGGGTCGACATCTCCCCGACGGCGATAGCGATCGCTCGGCAGCGAGGGTTGCCGGTGCTGCTGCGCTCGGTCGACGACCCGCTCCCCGGCGAGGGCCGGTGGGGCTCGATCCTGCTGCTGGACGGCAACATCGGCATCGGCGGTGACCCGGCCGCACTGCTGCGCCGGTGCGCCGCACTCGCCGCGCGCGAGGGCGTGGTCGTCGTCGAGGCGCACCCCGACGACGACCACGACACCACCTTCGACGCGGTCCTCGCCGATCCGGACGGAGGGCGAAGCCACCGGTTCCGCTGGGCGGAGAGTGGCCGGGACGCGCTCGCGCGGCACGCGCGGGCGGCGGGCCTCAGGACTCGTCGGCAGTGGCGGCGCGGCGAACGAAGCTTCGTCGTTCTCGGACGGTGA
- a CDS encoding molybdopterin-dependent oxidoreductase, translating into MTTDDDATGRLSRRAFLLGTGIATGALVATTAGQTWEPLAPLTVFAPRQQGEGPQGVPVNRTAEEAQVLETAVAADWSLTVAGAAGTAGFGLDRLRSLPQTQLELPIACVEGWSTMARWRGVRLRDLLGAAGLPDRQDVRFSSLQTRGAYGSSEMGAEFVRDSATLVALELNGEPLHLDHGFPARVIAPARPGVLQTKWLSRVEVLG; encoded by the coding sequence ATGACGACGGACGACGACGCGACCGGACGGCTCAGCCGCCGCGCGTTCCTGCTCGGCACCGGCATCGCGACCGGTGCGCTGGTCGCGACCACCGCCGGTCAGACCTGGGAGCCGCTGGCACCACTCACCGTGTTCGCGCCGCGGCAGCAGGGCGAGGGGCCGCAGGGGGTGCCGGTCAACCGCACGGCCGAGGAGGCGCAGGTGCTGGAGACCGCGGTCGCCGCGGACTGGTCGCTGACGGTAGCCGGGGCTGCCGGCACCGCCGGGTTCGGCCTGGACCGGCTGCGCTCCCTGCCGCAGACCCAGCTGGAGCTACCGATCGCGTGCGTCGAGGGCTGGAGCACGATGGCGCGCTGGCGCGGCGTGCGACTGCGCGACCTGCTGGGCGCGGCAGGACTGCCGGACCGGCAGGACGTCCGCTTCAGCAGCCTTCAGACCCGCGGCGCCTACGGCTCCTCCGAGATGGGCGCCGAGTTCGTCCGGGACTCCGCGACGCTCGTCGCGCTTGAGCTCAACGGCGAACCGCTGCACCTGGACCACGGCTTCCCTGCGCGTGTGATCGCACCCGCCCGCCCGGGCGTGCTGCAGACGAAATGGCTCAGTCGGGTGGAGGTACTCGGATGA
- a CDS encoding cytochrome b/b6 domain-containing protein, translated as MSDDPLDSALADRARRLQRSLASPVRNTRMAVVIGRLLGLAVVLCFLTGLYSHLLQEPPDWITFPTRPTELYRWTQGIHVTAGTAIFPLLLAKLWSVYPRLFAWPPVTSWPNALERLSIGALVSATLLEVVIGLINTYQWYPWPFSFRAVHYGLAWVIVGSLLVHVAVKLPEIREHWRRTAEEPEDLSGEEIETPAEHAEEKS; from the coding sequence ATGAGCGATGACCCCCTCGACTCGGCGCTGGCGGACCGCGCGCGCCGCCTGCAGCGCAGCCTGGCGTCGCCGGTGCGCAACACCCGGATGGCAGTGGTGATCGGGCGGCTGCTAGGGCTGGCGGTCGTCCTCTGCTTCCTCACTGGGCTGTACAGCCACCTGCTGCAGGAGCCTCCGGACTGGATCACGTTCCCCACCCGGCCGACTGAGCTGTACCGGTGGACGCAAGGCATACACGTCACCGCCGGGACGGCGATCTTCCCGCTGCTGCTGGCCAAGCTTTGGAGCGTGTACCCGCGGCTGTTCGCGTGGCCGCCGGTGACGTCCTGGCCCAACGCGCTGGAGCGGCTGAGCATCGGGGCGCTCGTGTCGGCGACGCTGCTGGAGGTCGTCATCGGGTTGATCAACACCTACCAGTGGTACCCGTGGCCGTTCTCTTTCCGTGCCGTGCATTACGGCCTCGCCTGGGTGATCGTCGGGTCGCTGCTGGTGCACGTCGCGGTCAAGCTTCCCGAGATCCGCGAGCACTGGCGCCGCACGGCTGAGGAGCCCGAAGACCTGTCCGGCGAGGAGATCGAGACGCCGGCCGAGCACGCGGAGGAGAAGTCATGA
- a CDS encoding MTAP family purine nucleoside phosphorylase, producing MSHESPHRMHRIPAADPPHAPLVGVIGGTGLQELLGPTADTVTMRTPYGPPSAPVALGELAGRRVAFLPRHGPGHALAPHEINYRANIWALGHLGVRALVTSNAVGGLAPSTPPDTFVLPDQLIDRTRRREDTFVGEGVVAHVALADPYCPVLLAAAGDALHGLGEPTRVGGTVVVIEGPRFSTRAESRWFRDAGAHIINMTQYPEVALAGELGIGVVNLSYVTDTDAGDDADDSDAADAALVLERMARARPRIEAAVAALVAAVPASYHPRALVPTEVSAALLAREVR from the coding sequence ATGTCGCACGAATCACCGCACCGCATGCACCGGATCCCTGCCGCCGACCCGCCGCATGCGCCGCTGGTGGGCGTGATCGGCGGCACCGGGCTGCAGGAGCTGCTTGGCCCCACCGCCGACACCGTCACGATGCGCACCCCGTACGGGCCGCCGTCGGCACCCGTGGCGCTCGGCGAGCTCGCGGGCCGCCGGGTCGCGTTCCTGCCCCGACACGGGCCCGGCCATGCGCTGGCTCCCCACGAAATCAACTACCGGGCGAACATCTGGGCGCTCGGCCATCTGGGCGTCCGCGCCCTGGTGACCTCGAACGCCGTCGGCGGCCTCGCACCGTCGACTCCGCCCGACACGTTCGTGCTGCCCGACCAGCTCATCGACCGGACCCGACGGCGGGAGGACACCTTCGTGGGCGAGGGCGTGGTCGCGCACGTGGCGCTCGCCGACCCGTACTGTCCCGTCCTGCTCGCCGCCGCCGGGGACGCGTTGCACGGCCTCGGGGAGCCGACCCGGGTGGGTGGCACGGTGGTGGTCATCGAAGGCCCGCGGTTCTCCACCCGCGCTGAGTCGCGCTGGTTCCGCGACGCCGGGGCACACATCATCAACATGACCCAGTACCCCGAGGTGGCGCTGGCCGGTGAGTTGGGCATCGGCGTCGTCAACCTCTCGTACGTGACCGACACCGACGCCGGGGATGACGCCGACGATTCCGATGCCGCCGACGCCGCCCTGGTGCTTGAGCGGATGGCGCGTGCGCGCCCGCGCATCGAGGCGGCGGTGGCCGCGCTGGTGGCGGCGGTGCCGGCGAGCTACCACCCGCGAGCGCTGGTGCCCACCGAGGTGTCGGCCGCGCTGCTGGCGCGGGAGGTGCGATGA
- a CDS encoding NAD-dependent epimerase/dehydratase family protein codes for MTTLLVTGGAGFIGSKVVDAALERGWRVRLLDSFRADVHGEAPAALAEHPDLEVVAGDVGDAAVIGPLLRGVDVVCHQAAKVGLGVGMSDAPDYVASNDLATAVLLSAMAEQGVGRLVLASSMVVYGEGRYRDETGDVEVPPRRTVDLEACRFEPISPRTGHPLTALLITETARLDPRNVYAASKVAQEHLAASWARSCGGRAAMLRYHNVYGPGMPTGTPYAGVAAIFRTALAEGRAPRVFEDGGQRRDFVHVRDVAAANLAAVGWTSTSEPGAVRPFNVGSGEVRTIGEMARALSAAVGGPEPVVTGEYRLGDVRHITASSDRLRTETDWTPQVTFAAGMSELATAPMRPAATGQAR; via the coding sequence ATGACCACGCTGCTCGTCACCGGCGGTGCGGGGTTCATCGGCTCGAAGGTGGTCGACGCCGCGCTCGAGCGCGGCTGGCGGGTGCGGCTGCTGGACTCCTTCCGGGCCGACGTGCACGGTGAAGCGCCCGCTGCGCTGGCCGAGCACCCCGATCTCGAGGTGGTGGCGGGTGACGTCGGCGACGCTGCGGTGATCGGGCCGCTGCTGCGCGGCGTGGACGTGGTCTGCCACCAGGCGGCCAAGGTCGGGCTCGGCGTCGGGATGTCGGACGCGCCCGACTACGTGGCGAGCAACGACCTCGCGACGGCGGTGCTGCTGTCGGCGATGGCCGAGCAGGGGGTCGGTCGGCTGGTGCTGGCGTCGTCGATGGTGGTCTACGGCGAGGGCCGGTACCGGGACGAGACCGGCGATGTCGAGGTGCCGCCGCGGCGGACGGTCGACCTCGAGGCCTGCCGGTTCGAACCGATCTCGCCGCGCACCGGCCACCCGCTCACCGCGCTGCTGATCACCGAGACCGCCCGCCTCGACCCGCGCAACGTCTACGCTGCCTCCAAGGTCGCGCAGGAGCACCTCGCCGCGTCATGGGCGCGCAGCTGCGGCGGCAGGGCGGCGATGCTGCGCTACCACAACGTCTACGGGCCGGGGATGCCGACGGGCACCCCGTACGCCGGGGTGGCCGCGATCTTCCGTACCGCGCTCGCCGAGGGCCGCGCGCCGCGCGTCTTCGAGGACGGCGGCCAGCGCCGCGACTTCGTGCACGTACGGGACGTGGCCGCGGCCAACCTCGCGGCAGTCGGATGGACGAGCACGAGCGAACCGGGCGCGGTGCGTCCCTTCAACGTGGGCAGCGGTGAGGTCCGCACGATCGGGGAGATGGCGCGGGCGTTGTCCGCGGCGGTCGGCGGTCCGGAACCGGTCGTGACCGGCGAGTACCGGCTCGGCGACGTGCGCCACATCACCGCGTCCTCGGACCGGCTCCGAACCGAGACCGACTGGACGCCGCAGGTCACCTTCGCCGCGGGGATGAGTGAGCTCGCGACCGCACCGATGCGGCCGGCGGCGACCGGACAGGCGCGATGA
- a CDS encoding ATP-dependent nuclease: MKIRRIDIENFRGIRRLSWSLPVDQTFFVLIGPGDARKSTILTALERGLSDRWNITFTDTDFYRGELSEPIRIRIAMTAIPQDLLGVEDLGLHLAGINAVGEWSHDPEDGFEECVIVELRVDADLEPEWVAYRPDADDDEERHVLRARHRSRFGTFRVDERVDAHLRWTRMSALGKLTEKKGDARKTLTLANRAAREAVSTAVPPDLQRLADDVGNAVSAIGSAKFEDLRPGLDISLTSAQGNLALFDGPVPLTNFGLGTRRLAGAAAQQLAHEDSTILLVDEVEYGLEPHRLVHLLRYLQRKDTFSQVFVTTHSPSALQHLDPSDLVMVRSEDGETVAMSLGDPVTLKPVIKASPEAFLARRVVMGEGKTEYGLLLGLFESWDTELQAADSVPTAALGVVGVEGSGGTGSAGRAKELLNAGYEVVLVLDSDDQAANALVPDVEAAGGKVVQWAGGVCTERAICDQLSAEGLTAFIDTAVEAADDPETSRVSFADQLKARGAAIVSEKDAQLDIAAWVAAGTTLEQARVTVGDTAKHKSWFKNVDRGKALAAFVLSRPELAEGAVAATLAKVREHTYYQPEPAPNDAPPEEADGTAVVEADK, from the coding sequence TTGAAGATCCGGAGAATCGACATCGAGAACTTCCGCGGCATCCGGAGGCTGTCGTGGAGTCTGCCCGTCGACCAGACGTTCTTCGTCCTGATCGGGCCCGGAGACGCGAGGAAGTCGACAATCCTCACTGCTCTCGAGCGCGGGCTGAGCGACCGGTGGAACATCACGTTCACCGATACCGACTTCTATCGCGGGGAACTGAGCGAGCCCATCCGTATCCGTATTGCGATGACTGCCATTCCCCAGGACCTGCTCGGTGTGGAGGATCTGGGTCTGCACCTTGCGGGCATCAACGCGGTGGGTGAGTGGTCTCACGACCCGGAGGACGGGTTCGAGGAGTGTGTGATCGTGGAGCTTCGGGTTGATGCGGACCTGGAGCCTGAGTGGGTTGCGTATCGGCCTGACGCTGACGACGACGAGGAGCGGCACGTTCTACGGGCGCGTCACCGTTCCCGGTTCGGGACGTTCCGTGTTGATGAGCGGGTTGATGCTCATCTGCGGTGGACGCGGATGTCTGCGTTGGGGAAGTTGACGGAGAAGAAGGGGGACGCCCGCAAGACACTGACGTTGGCGAACCGTGCGGCTCGTGAGGCGGTATCTACTGCGGTCCCGCCGGACCTGCAGCGCCTGGCTGACGATGTTGGGAATGCGGTATCGGCGATCGGGAGCGCCAAGTTCGAGGACCTTCGGCCGGGGCTGGACATCTCCCTGACGAGCGCGCAGGGGAACCTCGCGCTGTTCGATGGTCCGGTCCCGTTGACGAACTTCGGGTTGGGAACCCGGCGTCTGGCGGGTGCGGCTGCGCAGCAGCTTGCGCACGAGGACTCGACGATCTTGCTCGTCGATGAAGTGGAGTACGGGCTCGAACCGCATCGGCTGGTTCACCTGCTGCGGTATCTCCAGCGCAAGGACACGTTCTCGCAGGTATTCGTCACGACGCACTCTCCGTCGGCGTTGCAGCATCTGGATCCGTCCGACTTGGTGATGGTTCGGTCGGAGGACGGGGAGACGGTTGCGATGTCGCTGGGCGACCCGGTGACGTTGAAGCCGGTCATCAAGGCCAGCCCGGAGGCGTTTCTGGCCCGCCGGGTCGTCATGGGCGAAGGCAAGACCGAGTACGGACTTCTGCTCGGCCTGTTCGAGTCGTGGGACACCGAGTTGCAGGCGGCGGATAGTGTCCCGACTGCGGCGCTCGGGGTCGTCGGCGTTGAGGGCTCGGGAGGAACGGGATCTGCTGGTCGAGCCAAGGAGCTTCTCAATGCCGGATACGAGGTCGTCCTCGTCCTCGACAGCGACGACCAGGCTGCGAATGCGCTCGTGCCCGACGTGGAGGCCGCGGGCGGGAAGGTCGTGCAGTGGGCTGGAGGCGTATGTACCGAGCGGGCAATCTGTGACCAGCTTTCCGCCGAGGGCCTGACGGCGTTCATCGACACGGCTGTTGAGGCGGCCGACGACCCTGAAACGTCCCGGGTGTCTTTCGCTGACCAGCTGAAGGCACGTGGCGCAGCCATTGTCAGTGAGAAGGACGCACAGCTCGACATCGCGGCGTGGGTGGCAGCCGGCACCACGTTGGAGCAGGCACGAGTGACGGTCGGCGACACCGCGAAACACAAGAGCTGGTTCAAGAACGTCGACCGGGGCAAGGCACTCGCCGCATTTGTGCTTAGCCGGCCCGAGCTGGCCGAGGGTGCGGTTGCTGCCACGCTGGCCAAGGTCCGAGAGCACACCTACTACCAACCTGAACCCGCACCGAACGATGCGCCGCCCGAAGAGGCCGACGGCACCGCGGTCGTCGAGGCGGACAAGTGA